One window from the genome of Macaca fascicularis isolate 582-1 chromosome 7, T2T-MFA8v1.1 encodes:
- the LOC102141490 gene encoding LOW QUALITY PROTEIN: golgin subfamily A member 8C-like (The sequence of the model RefSeq protein was modified relative to this genomic sequence to represent the inferred CDS: inserted 1 base in 1 codon), giving the protein MELEINYNTKMAVRAGGNVTWTATCGVTCSLRKLKEYWQRNSPAVPGEAKSNRKTNGSNPETSTSDGCHSPGDSLCQEQAVVLDSRSVNINRLNNTIKSLKQQKKQVEHQLEEEKKANNEKQKAERELEAQIQRLNIQKRKLTIDLYRTKRSLMYFEEESKDLAARLQRSLQRTGELERALSAVAATQKKKKDGSLNRSKTLLNTQLEQSLQERALLKAHVTQMKESLKQVQLERDEYAEHIKGERAQWQEKMRKMSQEVCTLKEEKQHDMHRVEELERSLSQLKNQRSEPLHLEPPAVPSEVELQHLRKELERVSAELQAQVENHQHLSFLDQAQKERLQRQEERLQEQQERLRKQEERIQQLAEPQSGVEELNNENKSALHLEQQVEELQEKLREVETVTSTQKEPEAAVPAPGTGGESVSEETPWALQEVMEKLESGLMDLLEEKADLRERVEKLELRFVQYWRERCPSVTLSSRRKINHLITEPEGSAKEAALGGGHHQAGPRRRDKGGAAGAAGAAGAAGDAAASCAHRNKGHSKFLAADQNPANEPGPEAPXPQELGAADQHGDLYEVSLTDSAQPAQGEARKGSPQDNPTAQPIMQDHQEHPGLGSNRSVPFFCWAWLRRRRR; this is encoded by the exons TTAAAAGAATATTGGCAGAGAAACAGCCCTGCTGTTCCAGGAGAAGCAAAGAGTAACAGGAAAACGAATGGCAGTAACCCAGAGACATCCACTTCTGATGGTTGCCACTCACCTGGGGAT AGCCTGTGCCAAGAACAAGCAGTAGTCCTTGACTCAAGGTCCGTCAATATCAATCGACTGAATAACACCATCAAATCTTTG aaacaacagaagaaacaagTGGAACATCAGCTGGAAGAA GAAAAGAAGGCAAACAATGAGAAACAGAAAGCCGAAAGGGAGCTAGAG GCTCAAATCCAGAGATTGAacatacagaaaaggaaactaacTATAGACCTGTATCGTACGAAACGCTCTCTCATGTACTTTGAAG AAGAGTCAAAGGATCTGGCTGCCCGCCTGCAACGTTCATTGCAGCGTACGGGAGAGTTAGAGCGGGCTCTGTCTGCTGTTGCCGCcacacagaagaagaagaag GATGGA TCCTTGAACCGCAGTAAAACACTTCTCAACACACAGTTAGAGCAGTCCTTACAGGAGCGGGCACTGCTGAAAGCACACGTGACACAG ATGAAGGAGTCACTTAAACAAGTCCAGCTAGAGAGAGATGAATATGCTGAACATATAAAAGGAGAGAGGGCCCAGTGGCAGGAGAAGATGAGGAAAATGTCACAGGAG GTTTGCACCTTGAAGGAGGAGAAGCAGCATGATATGCATCGGgtggaggagctggagaggagctTGTCCCAACTCAAAAACCAGAGGT CTGAACCTCTGCACCTGGAGCCCCCAGCAGTGCCCTCTGAGGTGGAGCTGCAGCACCTGAGGAAGGAACTAGAGAGAGTGTCAGCAGAGCTCCAGGCCCAGGTGGAAAACCATCAGCACTTAAGTTTCCTGGACCAGGCACAAAAGGAGAGGCttcagaggcaggaggagaggcttCAGGAGCAGCAAGAGAGGCTTCGAAAGCAGGAGGAGAGAATTCAGCAGCTGGCCGAGCCACAGAGCGGCGTTGAGGAGCTG AACAACGAGAACAAGAGCGCACTGCACTTGGAGCAGCAAGTCGAAGAGCTGCAGGAGAAGCTGCGTGAGGTGGAGACAGTAACCTCGACCCAGAAGGAGCCAGAGGCAGCGGTCCCAGCCCCAGGGACTGGGGGCGAGTCTGTGAGTGAGGAGACCCCCTGGGCCCTGCAGGAAGTCATGGAGAAGCTGGAG AGCGGCCTTATGGATCTCCTGGAGGAGAAGGCGGACCTGAGGGAGCGTGTGGAGAAACTAGAACTGCGATTCGTCCAGTACTGGAGGGAGAGATGCCCATCAGTGA CCCTGTCCTCGCGCAGGAAAATTAATCACCTTATAACGGAGCCAGAGGGCAGTGCCAAAGAGGCGGCACTGGGAGGAGGACATCATCAGGCTGGCCCAAGACGACGAGATAAAG GTGGAgctgctggagctgcaggagctgcAGGAGCTGCAGGGGATGCTGCTGCATCTTGTGCTCACCGCAACAAAGGGCACAGCAAATTCCTGGCCGCTGACCAGAACCCTGCTAATGAGCCCGGTCCAGAAGCCC CCCCCCAGGAGCTTGGGGCTGCTGACCAGCATGGTG ATCTTTATGAGGTGAGCCTCACCGACAGCGCCCAGCCTGCGCAAGGAGAGGCCAGGAAGGGGTCTCCCCAGGACAACCCTACTGCACAGCCCATCATGCAGGACCACCAGGAGCACCCAGGCTTGGGCAGCAACCGCTCTGTGCCATTCTTTTGCTGGGCTTGGCTGCGGAGAAGAAGGAGATaa